The Ascaphus truei isolate aAscTru1 chromosome 11, aAscTru1.hap1, whole genome shotgun sequence genome includes a window with the following:
- the FAM83G gene encoding protein FAM83G isoform X2 — MALSQVQCLDNHNVNWRSSEAKPEFFYSEEQRFALEALVSKGAGAFYETIKKENIRDFLSDLELSNIVGRVEPFDPDLGHCRSGEGGGEDLEEEEEEDGDHSLEYWPDKSDCSIPELDLGWPDTVAYRGVTRATVYMQPPIEGQPHIKEMVRKMITQAQKVIAVVMDLFTDVDILKDMLEAGFKRKVAVYIILDESNVQPFLQMCEKAQMHMGYLKHLRVRSVGGPEFYTRFSTKFKGCQAQKFMFVDGDRAVCGSYSFTWSAARMDRNLITVLSGQVVETFDRQFQELYLLSKVVSLKGVSIKSEPEPEPMAQPVPLPAGPSESITRKLINPKYALVNTSNVASTASKEENSTSTANKKLASKAKVRHEQQMEEPPIHPGLYNMERANMFDYLPTWVEADPEPGSDILGYINIIDPNIKNAQPSQMNRIKICDTAYATAQFMLQSKEQAMSQGSSKNSQVEAPLQLTREEPCVKKEAGPVRNHGKRTTSRRGSQKEGSVSSPVEMASGASSLCEDLVKHPVKEDQAAEPLETSNTTAPEKSREGFASLASSQHLVPNNMDQSPTAGIGPPVPKPRTMPVTDFISKKNALNAMSGGTDVSKEDDIVPSVNGVDAVESEVEEIATILIHNDQDDAGGLESCRPQYSSSGSGSLPPSNASSISEEYYPTTPLQRRRSDYFSNGERFPSERKASDGHISRGSFMSPGSNSQSMLDLRQAENGKRRNQCLEEEIKRALAKSHEMQEKDRIYSMEAAKYRLFR; from the exons ATGGCCCTGTCCCAAGTCCAGTGCCTGGACAACCACAACGTGAACTGGCGGTCCAGCGAGGCCAAGCCCGAGTTCTTCTACAGCGAGGAGCAGAGGTTTGCGCTGGAGGCGCTGGTGTCCAAGGGGGCCGGAGCCTTCTATGAGACCATCAAGAAGGAGAACATCAGGGACTTCCTCTCGGACCTGGAGCTCAGCAACATCGTGGGGAGGGTAGAACCTTTTGACCCGGACCTTGGACACTGCAGgtctggggagggaggaggagaggacctggaggaggaggaggaggaggacggggaCCATTCATTGGAATACTGGCCGGACAAATCGGACTGCTCCATCCCAGAGCTGGACCTGGGGTGGCCGGACACTGTAGCCTACCGAGGAGTGACCAGGGCTACGGTGTATATGCAGCCACCCATTGAAGGGCAGCCTCATATCAAAGAGATGGTCAGGAAGAtgatcacacaggcacagaaa GTGATTGCTGTGGTGATGGACCTCTTCACGGATGTGGACATCCTGAAGGACATGCTAGAAGCTGGCTTCAAGAGGAAGGTCGCAGTTTACATCATTCTGGATGAATCGAATGTCCAGCCGTTTCTGCAGATGTGCGAGAAAGCTCAGATGCATATGGGATACCTCAAG CACCTCCGAGTCCGCAGTGTCGGTGGCCCCGAGTTCTACACCCGCTTCTCAACCAAGTTCAAGGGCTGCCAGGCTCAGAAGTTCATGTTTGTGGATGGAGACAGGGCCGTGTGCGGTTCCTACAG TTTCACCTGGTCAGCAGCGAGAATGGATCGAAATCTCATCACCGTGCTGTCCGGCCAAGTAGTGGAGACCTTTGACCGGCAGTTCCAAGAGCTCTATCTGCTATCCAAGGTGGTCAGCCTGAAGGGTGTCTCCATCAAGAGTGAACCAGAACCTGAGCCTATGGCGCAGCCAGTACCTCTACCTGCAGGACCCTCAGAGTCCATCACCAGGAAGCTCATCAATCCCAAATACGCCCTGGTGAATACCAGCAACGTGGCATCAACTGCGTCAAAGGAAGAAAATAGCACATCCACTGCCAACAAGAAGCTTGCCAGTAAAGCCAAAGTTCGCCATGAGCAGCAGATGGAAGAGCCTCCAATTCATCCAGGGCTGTATAACATGGAGAGAGCCAACATGTTCGACTATCTGCCCACATGGGTAGAGGCGGATCCCGAGCCAGGAAGTGACATATTGGGGTACATTAATATCATTGACCCTAACATTAAGAATGCGCAACCCTCCCAGATGAATAGAATCAAGATCTGCGACACTGCATACGCCACCGCCCAGTTCATGTTGCAGAGCAAGGAGCAGGCAATGAGCCAGGGATCTTCAAAAAACAGTCAGGTGGAAGCCCCTCTCCAGTTAACGAGGGAGGAGCCATGTGTCAAAAAGGAGGCTGGGCCTGTGCGCAACCATGGCAAGAGGACTACATCGAGACGAGGCAGCCAAAAGGAGGGGTCTGTATCAAGTCCGGTGGAAATGGCATCGGGGGCATCAAGCCTCTGCGAGGACTTGGTTAAACACCCTGTGAAAGAGGACCAGGCTGCAGAGCCACTGGAGACTTCTAATACAACAGCCCCAGAAAAGTCTAGAGAGGGGTTTGCGTCACTGGCTTCAAGTCAGCACCTTGTGCCTAATAATATGGACCAAAGCCCAACGGCAGGCATTGGACCCCCGGTGCCAAAGCCCAGAACTATGCCAGTCACAGACTTTATTAGCAAGAAGAACGCTCTAAATGCCATGTCTGGAGGGACAGACGTGTCCAAAGAGGATGACATTGTGCCGTCTGTCAATGGGGTGGACGCAGTGGAGAGTGAAGTGGAAGAAATTGCCACGATTCTCATCCACAATGACCAAGACGACGCGGGTGGATTAGAGTCTTGCAGGCCCCAGTATTCGTCCAGTGGCTCCGGCTCTCTTCCTCCTTCCAACGCTTCCTCCATTTCAGAGGAGTACTACCCAACCACGCCCTTGCAGAGGAGGAGATCTGACTATTTTTCCAACGGGGAACGCTTTCCCTCGGAGAGGAAGGCGAGCGACGGCCACATCAGCAGAGGAAGCTTCATGAGCCCGGGCAGCAACTCCCAGTCCATGCTGGACCTCCGGCAGGCCGAGAACGGAAAGAGGAGGAACCAGTGCCTGGAAGAGGAGATCAAACGAGCCCTGGCCAAGAGCCATGAGATGCAGGAGAAAGATCGGATCTATTCCATGGAAGCTGCCAAG